From the Peromyscus leucopus breed LL Stock chromosome 8b, UCI_PerLeu_2.1, whole genome shotgun sequence genome, one window contains:
- the Mfap3 gene encoding microfibril-associated glycoprotein 3, giving the protein MKLNHCLSILVVVTLVPAALVLEDVAPLGANQSSYNVSFLPSFELSAGSYSGDDVIIAKEGTNVSLECLLTMDQYGDVHWYNSKGRRLHGRGGKWLVSDSFLNITNVAFDDRGLYTCIVTSPTRASYSVTLRVIFTSGDMSVYYMVVCLIAFTITLILNVTRLCLMSTHLRKTEKAINEFFRTEGAEKLQKAFEIAKRIPIITSAKTLELAKVTQFKTMEFARYIEELARSVPLPPLILNCRAFVEEMFEAVRVDDPDDMGERIKERPALNAQGGIYVINPELGRSNSPGGDSDDGSLSEQGQEIAVQVSVHLQSETKSIGTDSQDSSHLSTCDDLAAPTEGSTHPGE; this is encoded by the exons ATGAAGCTGAATCACTGTCTGTCCATCTTAGTGGTGGTCACTCTTGTGCCAGCTGCTCTGGTTCTGGAAGATGTGGCCCCACTGGGAGCAAATCAGAGTTCTTACAATGTATCATTTCTCCCGAGCTTTGAACTCTCAGCAGGTTCCTACTCTGGTGATGATGTCATCATAGCCAAAGAGGGAACAAATGTTTCCCTGGAGTGTCTTCTCACAATGGATCAGTATGGAGATGTCCACTGGTACAACTCGAAAGGACGGCGGCTACATGGCAGAG GTGGAAAATGGTTGGTTTCCGATAGCTTCCTAAATATCACCAATGTCGCCTTTGATGACCGAGGGCTCTATACGTGTATCGTCACCTCTCCAACTCGTGCCTCCTACTCAGTCACCCTCCGTGTGATCTTCACCTCTGGAGACATGAGTGTCTACTATATGGTTGTCTGCCTGATCGCCTTCACAATCACACTCATCCTGAATGTCACTCGGCTATGCCTGATGAGCACCCATCTCCGAAAGACTGAGAAGGCCATCAATGAGTTCTTCAGGACTGAGGGGGCTGAAAAGCTCCAGAAGGCCTTTGAGATAGCAAAGCGCATCCCCATCATCACCTCAGCCAAAACCCTGGAGCTTGCCAAGGTCACTCAGTTTAAGACCATGGAGTTTGCCCGCTACATTGAAGAACTAGCCAGAAGTGTCCCTCTCCCGCCCCTTATTCTGAACTGCCGGGCCTTTGTTGAGGAAATGTTTGAGGCTGTGCGAGTGGATGACCCCGATGACATGGGAGAGAGAATCAAGGAGAGACCTGCCTTGAATGCTCAAGGTGGCATCTATGTGATTAACCCAGAGCTGGGACGAAGTAACTCACCTGGTGGAGATTCGGATGACGGTTCTCTCAGTGAGCAAGGCCAGGAGATAGCAGTGCAGGTGTCTGTCCACCTTCAGTCAGAGACCAAAAGTATCGGAACAGATTCTCAAGACAGCAGTCACCTCAGCACATGTGATGACCTGGCAGCACCTACTGAGGGCAGCACTCACCCCGGAGAATGA